ATCATTCTGAAGGCCACAGGGCAGaggccaaacaggaagtggtgatAGGCAGAAACAACCAGTGCTGTCCTGATTATGTCTCTGTTCCTTTTCAGTATCTGTAAATGTATGTCTACTTTTATTATGTTAtctagttttagttttttttccctatTCTGCCATTTTTTGCAAATAGAGGACATTATCTTTTGAATCAGACCTGCTGTTATGTTCCtatttgttgacaataagaaaaatatagacTCATACCAGATTTGTCCTTAAATTTGAGGGTTTAGGGCAGAGAATGTTGCACAAACTGTCATTTGTAaaatatgggctacacaaatagCAGGATTCCCTTTCTCTTCAATGTACAGCTATCTTCTGTTCGATATTAATAACTGTGTCTAAATGTTCTTTCTAATTCTATTCACAATGGAGCAATTAtgatctgaaaaataaaatacaacagcgAGACCCTGacgaaaacaaacaacaactgtTTTCACATGATGTCGAACGAGGAAGAAGTCCCTGCAGCTACATGTGAGTGTTATCACAGGACGGTTAGCCCGGCAGGCCTCTGAGGCCGGGCCTGCTCCAAACAggaagacaggagagagggCAGGGGGCCACTCAGGAAAGCAGGGGCACTAAACAATATCTGTGGGGTTAAACAAGCTCGAACAGGAAGACAGAAATTGACATGATTATCTGTGTGACGCAAACCTGGCAGGCCCCTGTTATTACATCATAATGGCCCTCTCGTAGCTAAAGTGCTGAGAGAACAGGCATCATCTTACCACTTTTTTTATCAACACAGTTTTCATCTTGTTGGACTTGTTGCTTTTTACCGCCTCCTCACCCTTGTTGTAGCTCTCCGACTTGCTGCGCATCATAGTTCTGGTCCGATGCTGGGCTGCTTCGGACTGTGTGGTCTCGGGGCCGCTGTCCACGGGGTCCGACTGGTAGGAAGACAGATCCTGCATGCTGAAACTCCTCAGTCTGTCTGACAGGACACCTTGGCTCTAGGACAGGAAACACCAGGTATTTGTTTTAGCATCAATGTGAGATGTTTAGAGCATGGATAATTTTAAGAGCATTAATAATTGAATGCTGGCATCAGGCTACTTTAAAAACATCACTCAATAGACCTGCTTCATTATACGAGAAGCAAACAACATtatcatccattatctacaaAGACCCTCCACTGTACCCCCCAGGTCACCACACTACAAAAATGTCCAGACTCTGCATTACCTTTGTTGCAGCCATGACGGCAGCTGTGGCCGCAACGTTTAGCCCCTTTCTCCCATAATGCACCAGTGTGTCATAGCTTTTGTCCTTGGCTTGGCAGATGTACTCATCGATGTCCTGACACAATGACAAACAAATCACATGATGAGCACATTTATCTCTCATTGTAATGTGCGATTCATTTCATGCAGTGTTGACCGGGCCTTTCCGAAACCGCTCGACTTGCATAATCAAATTCTCTGACTTATGAACCTCACAAAACATGATCGTCTGTTTCCTGACCCACACgtagaaggaaagagagagagatggaagaacACAGTGACACTTcctctccccccaccccctccctgtCCAGCAAACACAGTTTTAACAGCTAAAGTGGAAAAGTGAATTAGCACAAAGGCACTTTTGTTCTCCGGACTGCTGCAAAGCATAAAATTAGTCACAAACACCAGAGAGACTAACTCAGAGCACAGACTGAATATTTTCCCTGAAGTTTTCTCTTGAAGTGCGGCAACAAAGGAAGACACTTCACCTTTTCTTTTGAGGAAAGAGTGGGATGAACAAACTTCCTGTATAGCACGCTAGAGCCTTTAGTGTAAGGGGACAACAGCCACACCACAAACGCTATCTTCAGCTCATAGTAGAAAGGAAGCCTGGAATGGACACACAGAATGGCGGCAGAACAAAATGATGTTATATGGTTTCTTTATGTTCGTGACACAACCATGTTatgtgataaaaacacagtagtTGCCACGGCCAAATCCATTAAACATCTGGCGTCACTtaccaacagacaaacatatCCGTAAATACTTCCACAGTCGTGAATAGGGCAAATATTATCCAGTACATCATCCATTTCACCTGTAAAGGGTAaaagaaatgattaaaaaacagattgTAGGATCctatttttaatataattaaataataaaatactgtatataaatgataTACTCACATATTCCTTCACATCTTTTGATTTCACAGCTTTGTAAGAGGAGTACGCTGGATATAGCGTCCCAAACACAAGTCTGAAAGACAGAGAGTAACAACCATCAAGTCCAGAAACAAAGACACTGCATCCCGACagatatttaaaacataaaaccgAGACGGATTCAAATATAATTAATTGTGATGTGGACAATATCATTTTCAAGAAAACATCACTGTGGGATATTATGGATAAATTGAGAACGAGGTTAATTTTTCTGGTTTTAATGTCCTGTTAGTGAGGAAATGAGAGACGTTCTTGTGGGTAGAATGTCCTCCATTTGTCCTGATTTCTTTTGGTTggatgattataataataactgtatttacagagcacttttcaacacaaaatacTGTACAACAAgacaaatgataataataataataataataataagcgagataaaagaacaataataacCTGGCCCCCCAGGTAAACCCAGGAATGTGGCTCCTGAAAACAGCATGTTTTTAGTTGAGACTTATAAGACAAGGCAGTCTCAGACCACCTTGTTTCCTCAATTCTGAAGTTTTGAGTTGTGCTTCTGGTGGTGAAGTTTTGTTAAAGCAGATTTTAAGGCAGAATGTtatgttgaaatgaaatgttgctgCAATGATGCAACTTTATAAACCCATGAGGGTCGGGCTCTTCTGTGTGcatgacataaaaaaataaagaaacaatcaAACAATTATCATGTATTGGATTTTCAAACTATGCTCTTGAAATGATATATTCAATGTCTTTTTCTATTGGTCATTGAGTTCATCACTGTCTTTTCTGTATTTGAGACCAGTAGTTGACTTTGTagagtttttttgtttcagtgcatGTATTTATACAGTACAATTATTTGATGAGTCTTCTAAGCTGCACATTTGATACAATGGACAGGTTGACAGGTGAGATGAAGGTAAATCAGAAAACGTGCTGCAGCTCTTTCCTCCCATGAACTATGAACTCAATCATGCATTAAGTCACATTTCTGCAACCGGCTGCACATGATGTCCAGGTGACATGAGGTCAGATTTGCCCTCCATGGggtttccttccttttctttacatttctatTCCTGTGCCGACACCTGTGCTGCAGGGAGACATGCACCCTAAGTCCCACAGTCAGGCAACAGCTGTGAGTGGTGACCTGCTCATGTTACAGAGCCACATCGTGTTGCAGCACCGAGGCCTGGAGCAGCTAACTGTCCTCTCACAGACTTTAGAGACAACAAGGACACTCGAAAATAAACGTAGCAGCTCTGCACTACAAACCTTAAAGGCTTCTCTTGGAGATTTAAACCTAAACGGGACCCGTACGAGCACATTTTACACAGCCAGAGCAAATCAGGCACAATTTAAGTAACAAGATCTTGCAGTCTAAATTTAATTACCTCACTATTTTGAGGTTGGGCCTTGCTGTTGGTACACTTCACACGGTCTGCAATGGCGCTGCTGATTCATGCTTTGAGCAGGTAGATATAGATACTGTAACAGATGTGATCTTATTGTTCAATCTCTGCAGCCATAAGGGGACATATTGGGATATATTCTCATGTGTTATGACATGAACAACTCTCGCTGTGTAACCCGAGAAGGCAAGACCCatcccttttgtttttcttttccaataTGGGACATCAACAGAGGATATAGCTCCCCTCACAGACCTGCTCCGGCCGTTTTACGCTTCTAAGACGCctctgattttttttcctgcatctGACTCATATATTAGCATGTCATGGATGATAAGATTTTTTCCCCTTGCCCACCACGTCAGTTCTTTGTCTATCTTAAAAAAGAGGCACTTGATAAACACAAAGCGTGTCAGGCTGCTGAACGCTGTTTAGAAGCTCCACAGGCCCGGAGCAGCATTCCTGCTCAAACAGCCAAGTACAATCCGGTGGAAATCACACTGTGGTCGAGTCAAAAAGGAATCTGCTCCCCTCACACCCCGAAGAATGATTCTGCTGGAATTATTCACGGGATTAAGGTGGAGGCGGCTCGTAAAGCGTGCAGCTCCATGGAGCGGCTCCAACACCTGCGACGAGCAGGGCTGAAATCCATCACTATAGGCAGAACATATGTTGTGGAATAATcctaattataataataataataataataaaaacgaCTTACACCACAACTCTAGAGATGATCCAGGAGACCATTGCGCTGGAGAGGCGACAGGACGCGCTGTCTGCGGGGAGGAGTTTCCTCCAGATGACAGGCGCGTCCAGGCGGCTGCGTCCGGACGCACACAGGCGGCAACGTGATGCAGGATAAACAGTAAGTGAGCGGAGCGCGGCTGTTGTCCATAGATGGCAGTGTTGCATTGCGCAGGCGACACTTACACCCAGCACGAAGAGGAGCCTCTCAGGCAGAGATATAGGATCTATGCAGGGCCTGATGGGCGTTATTGACAACCGATTTATTTACCTTTGGACCCCATCTCACCCACCCAGCAATCCCATGACGCACCGTGCACCAGTACAAAGGCAGCATTGTTATTTGTCCAGACATCCAGGGAACTAATCAGAGCACATACAGCTACAACACCTACCTGTCCCCAAGTTTTTGAAGTGTCTCTggtttaaacattttgaaagtgGTTCCATGTAAAGAAAGTTTATTAAATGTCCATTTCTTTTATCACTTGGTGttattgaataaatacattgcATTTGAACCTTACACCACTGAATTTACACAGTGACTTAAAGTTCAAACTCTCTTTTGTGAGTGTCGTGAAATCTAATCCAAGTCGAGGGTGTCGACAGAAATCGGAACCAAAATGTTCAGCCATGAGATTTGGCCTGGCCTAGATATGTCTCTCCCTGTGGTCACTAACCTGTGGACAGCTGCACCAGTTAGAGCTACAGTAACTTCTCACTGTCCAGCCTGTGGCCTACATACTGGAGCCCGACAGCAGAGGCAAGGTTTTGTTACAGTACAACAAAAAGCCACCGAGGGAGGGCTGTGGCTGGTCGAAATCGAATCCTTTTGTTAGCATTAAAGCCGAGGGAAGGGCTTCAAAACAAGGGTGACCCAAAATGCACGaccaaaaaaaatgtatattcattccttctttaaaatattgtgaaatattcTCATCATATTACAgcttaaatatagaaaaaaaaagagaaatgtttttcacacatttttttagcAACTGATTATTGCAGGATAGCAGTCAGGGGACGGTGGATGACGTCATTTAACTTGTTCCCGATCGTACGGTTTGGTTTCACAGCTGCTGAGCTCTGGGCTGAGATTGAAAGTGTCCATGCAGTACAGTTTTTAACCTGCTGAGTGAGCTATTGCAAACCAGCAGGTTCAGATTTCCCTAACAGACCTAATAGCTAGCATTTATTGTGATGCTGAGGGGCTGACTTTGAAAAAAAGTTAGTATGATCATCACTGGGATTAGAATAGATGTAATACATTCTCCTTGTTGGCAAACTttgttatttaaagtttatttccgtatttttttcctcattcacATAGAAAAATTATACACACAATATTTCCACGATACATACGATTCTGCACTGACCAACTTTTCcatttcctctgcctcttcctgctgAGAAGGAACTCAACCGTGACAGGAAGTCAAAACATTTAACACGCAGAATGTTAATGCAAAGAATGGGTTAGGGCAATGTGCGTGCATTTTTCTGACAAGTGTATTTTCACATGTATGACCACATATAGAATAGACACCTTTAGACTgtacagaaaataaagcaatCATAGGAGAAATCCACCCTTTGTCGATAGTGTTTCAGACATTTCAGGCTAAGCACTAGTAAATAGAACAGCTGTTGCTTACAAACCAAAAGCTAAGAGATAAGAACTACTGCTGAATAATGATCCAGGATGTAATTCATGTGCAGGATGGATTCATCTgaaattattcaattatttgttTGGATCATAAACACCCAAGTCCTCCACCAACAGTCCATAACTCAGGACGGGAGAAGAATATGATGAAGCACTGTAGGCACAGCAGGCTTTTCATACTTACATTATATACACTTTCTTAAACCTTCTGTTTGACTTTGGATAATAAAGACTTACCAAGGAGTTTCACcttgatgataaaaaacaaaaaagcaaacacacctTTTCTTCTAGCAGAACAAATGTTctataaaaaacaactttttaaagttattaaCTTCCAAAGCACAAAGTTAATCCCAACTGATTATGTGAATTGTAATAATAGTTATAATACGAAGCACAGAGGATGCTCAGCACTGTAAACCCTACACCAGAGTTCTCTCCGTCCTTTATGGAGTGAGTAAACTGACTTGAATGCATCAGTTACAGTCCACCTTAGCTCCTCAGAGCTGCCAATCTTGACTGCATCTCTTCAATGTCCTCCTCCGATTCTTCATCGGAGGCCGCAGTGGCTCCTGCAGGCTCCATTTCAGGCAGGGCATCGACGACTTTGCTCGGTGCTTTACCAAGGGCACCTAGCACAGCAAATACAGATATGACAAAGCTTTCAGTGTTATTAATCTGCAGTATAATTGTACCTGTGGTTCAGAAGCTAGATACCAAAACTTTATTGTAGAACAGGGAAACAAAGACGTGctgtttaaacaaatatttgtaccTGCTGTGATCTCAAAGAGGATCttgtccacttcctcctctgcttcctcctccatctcctccccatcctccaTGCTCTCAAATGTGTCTTCCAGCATTTCCTCAATGATTCCAGCCTGAAATATCAACACGAGTACACGATAAGATGGTTTGCCAACTTTTTCCGTTGTAAGACAGAAAGTTTTGTTAGTGATCCGAGTCAGCTGCAGAGTTAAACGTCTTGTTGTAACTTGACTGTAAACATGATCTATGTATGTTGGATGCTGCTGCCGACCTTCATCATCTCCTTTGACAGCTCCCTCATTGTGGCCTGGATCTCTGGGACTTTGATGAGATTCTGCATTGCTTTCATGACCTCTGTGCTCTTCTGCAGGGCCCCAGCTACACGCAGTAAAGCTAGAAATGCAGAAATACACATAAAGTTGACAATGTGGACttaaagatgaaaaaacatAGCTGCTGTACTCTGAAACTCACCAAGCTGATTCTTCATACTGAGCATCACAGAGTTCATGTGGGCTTTGGAGGCGTAAAGTTTTGTGACAGCCCGTTTTGACTGGATCATCTCCTTTGcgaggaccacacacacatccctctgACCCTTCTTGGCAGCATCTTTGATAGatcttttaactttttcttcctccctttgaATATCTGAAAGAAAAGGGGATGTCAGTACATACAAGACAAACAAATTATTGTGATTAACGATTAAGTCATTGACTGCAGggataattcattcatttgttcattATTCAGCAAATCTGAGTAATGAGTCAATACTTCATGTATAAAAATTATCAATACTTTTCACTAAGCAATACTAAATTAACATCTTTATGGACAGTAAAGTAATTCAGTAGGTCTCTGGTCAAATCTGTGTGTTTCATTAAAGTGCCCCCCCTCTTCTTTTAGCTTATAACAATTGGAAATGAATTATGTATGTAATTCATGTCATTGCTTCGAGATAATTAATTGAAACTGAGTCAAAGTAGATGTATAAACTGGTGataatatctatatttatatttactgctGTTCTGTGGTGGTGGCTTCAAATATGGACTGTATCTTACCTCGAATCTGTCTGTCAATCACTCTCATTTCCTTCCTGATTTTCTGAGACCATTCAGTGATCTGAAATGACACACAGTGTTATTACAGGCTGTATTAGTGTGACCTCATCAGATACTGTATGTTTGTAATGATCGCCTCAACATAAGTTTTAACACTAAACTAAAACGACGATGAAGATGATCCCTGCTAAAGTGCAACACAGCACGAGGCCAGCCCGGGCGAGACAAATCAGGGTTTGTTTACACTGGCTGACAGTAGACTTGTGCTAGCTtacatgctaaccagctagctctcaacacacacaccaaaataGCACAAATATCTCGGATGATAGCGGATATAAACAAGCATATAACCTTTAATACATTAGTGACGATGTAACCGGACGTGTCAGGGATTGTTGGGTTATTTCTAACGGGCATATCGTCTCACATTCAATTAGCGAAAGTAGCAACAGTTTGAACGAAGCTGACTTAAAGTGACAGCTAACGCTAGCAAGGCTAGCTAAAGGCTAATCGTTTTTCCCTTTCTAAGGAGGAAACTCTGAAAGACAGTGGTGGCCCTCAGCTGTCAGCACTCACCAGGTCTTTGGGTGGTTTCTCCGTTGATCTGCCGAACAGTCCCATGGTGGCTATCGGGTTAAATGCCGAGCTAAGCTACCTGACTAAAACTAGCAAGTTAGCTCAGTTTGTTAGACTGCCACTTCCTGTTCTCAGGCCCGTGAGGCTGCGTCCCAACATGAAGGAGCAGCATCCTGAGCGAGGAAACAAGGGTTCAAGTCAGGGCCTGTGCTTAAGATGTCACTTTAGGGGAGTGTTGTCGGATTTCACTTTCATGcacagatgaataaatgaatgtcgATTGGTGTGATCTTATGGTGGAAAAGTGGAGCTAAAGTGAACTGCTGGCGTGAATtaacataagataagataggaCAAGATAAGATAGACTTGATTAATCTCAAGGGAAATTCTTGTTCCATCTTtagatatatataatataataagattATACAGTAATAGTACAATATACAAGAGATTAGGCCTACAACATACTACAACAATTGAATATTAAGTATAAAAGAATATAATTGAAAATACAATAAGTTATGTGAGGCAATAATCTAATACTAAACTAAACTGGCAATAGAAAGTAGTAATGTCAATGGGATTAAGTACTATGGGAGTAATATTGAACATAATATGATGCTAAACGTGgtaatattgcacatgaacagtaatattgcatattaatatgtattattgcacattgcatgttttttttctaacgTTTTAAGAATCGGTCACCATGTACTCCAATTGTATTCAATTTGACTgaaacgctgtttacccctgaaactccaaaagtgttttgttgactcaaacacttcaccccccccccccccccccccccccccctctatgaCATAATGTTGAGTagacaatgagtgaattttcattcctctctgaactatccctttaaacaaGGGGGGGAAACGTGCCTTTATTACCTGTGACGTATTCCCCTGTGAAGGTGGATtggggggagggtggggggggggggttctagaTTCTTCCGTCATCGGTTGGCTGTCGCACCAATCACGTAAGGGCGATGGGTGCgatgcagccaatcagatgcGCTCGCGGGCGGGCTCCGGCAGCATCGGTGTGGTGGAGCCGCTGGGTGACGTAGAGGCCGCGGAGCAGAGGGAGAATCCGCCCTGCGCATCACCGCCACCCGGGAGCAACTCTCTACGAGTTGGCTATAAACAGCCGGACTTACATAACAGCGAGTAATTCAGCGAGCGCACTCTCCGCCAGCTGCCTCGCATATATttcccaaaaagcagaggaggaacgGACGGACACATTaagtatacatatatacatttgttCCCATAGGTGTCAAGTGCGGTCGTTGCGTGGCGTAACTTGGAAGAGCTGAATCCAAAGAGCGCTCGACATGTCAGTGGTCGGCATTGATGTGGGCTTCCAGAACTGTTACATCGCCGTGGCGCGGAGCGGCGGCATTGAAACCATTGCCAACGACTACAGTGACAGATGCACGCCGTAAGTATATTGACGGacatcctcttcatcttcatcatcgcTGTGTGTCGCGGGCTGGATGAGAGTTTGTTACGCAACGCGTGCGTCTGGAGGCGCACTGGCTGAGCGCTGGAGGCCGCAGGGGGCATGacggtggtgatggtgatgaggcCTGTGACTCCTGGTTTATTCACCGTCACAGCAGGTTACTGCGGGTCAACATGTCGCTTTGAGAGACgagcctctcctctcctctcctctctctctctctctctctctctctctctctctctctctctgacatgtCCCCTTCAGTGCGCGTCAAGTTGACCCCGATCAGCAACTCAAAGAAGACATGTTATCCAGATTATTTTGCATTTACTGGATATCCTAGAATAAATGAAATAGGTTGACACGGAAATTGTAAggccttaaaaaaaacacacacacacacacacatccatgctgCCCTTCAGGACCAGCTCGTGCAGGAATGAAATCCACGCATCATGATAGTGGCgtggctttatttatttattgaggatGCAATGAATCCTCTTGTGTCATAATACAGAGACAGTTCTGCCTCGGAAGGTAGTTTTTTTGCTGCAGCATCCTGAAAACAGGGATCCATAGTGAAGGGAGATGAGCCTTGTTACTTTAAATGATGAGGGATATTGTTGTGGCAAGGTGAAACTAGGGAGTGACTTGTCACTGCCAGCAAAGGTGAAATAAATCCCTACACCCCCCCCCATGTGAACAGACACATTCATCTTTGTCAGTATCGCAGTGATTAGTGTTTGTCTGCTGAGAGTCTAATGAGACCAGGAGGCCTCTTagtaatttattttctgcacaGGATGAGCTTTCTTTGGGAGCCGAGCTGTTCCGTCTCACTGCCCTAGTTTTGTGGCTCTCCCTCAGACTCCCCTTGCGATATTTCCCAGCTCGAAATCGGCCCCTCATCACCCgacgtctgtctgtcacagTTCTGCTTCGTCACATCTGCCACATCTGTTGCAGTAACAGGATTATTTCTGTTGTAGCGTCCCTAATTcgctgatgtgtgtttgtctttcatcaAGGGCTTGTGTGTCTTTGGCCTCCAAAAACCGCATGATTGGAAATGCAGCAAAGAGTCAAGTAAGATCatccatttgtttttgtcttatcTGTGTAATAACATCAACATTACACAATGAAACGATAAGACACACTGTCGCTAACGCTCTTATAATTCACATTTACAGAGGAACTACTATGACTACTTCTATTTTCTTATTGCAGATTATCACAAACTTCAAAAATACAGTCCATGGCTTCAAAAAGTTCCACGGCAGAGCATTTGATGACCAGTTTGTTCAAGCGGAAAAACCCAAACTGCCTTACAGCTTACATAAACTGGCCAATGGAAACACTGGAATTAAGGTGAAGCACTGCACAAACTTCTAGCACCCTCAGTTTCTCCCTGACTCTGATCATTTTGCGCTGTCATCGCAAaccttttgtcattttaattcagCCACGATGCTGACCATGATGAGTGAGTGGGATTCACTGATGTCTACAGATGTCTTCATTGTGTTTGCAGGTGCGTTATTTGGACGAGGACAAAGTGTTCACCGTCGAGCAGATCACAGGGATGCTGCTCTCCAAGCTGCGGGAGACGTCAGAGAGCGCCCTGAAGAAGCCCGTGGTGGACTGTGTCATCTCTGTGAGTGATGGAAGACAGAAAACCGTCGACATTAATACACTTTGTGGTTCAGCGACACACATTGATTGGTGCTCTGCCTCATAGGTCCCAAGTTTCTTCACGGACGCAGAAAGACGGTCGGTGTTTGATGCATCCCAGATCGCAGGGCTGAACTGTTTACGGTTAATTAATGACACCACTGCAGGTCAGTGCTCCTGGATGAATTGTAACAGTGATGTTTCAGGAAAGGCTGCACGGGACTAAGATATAAGGCGTCtcagtttttgtgtttaaaggagacataatATAGTTTCTCAGTTTATCTTGTCTGGCACGGCCCCTAACAAAACCAGGGAAAGCGAGAGTAGAAAccgacatttcctacatgtgccggaagcggttgaccaatcacagcagagtgggccagctggccaatcagagcagactgggcttcatcGGGAGGTGGGCCTCAGAGAGACAGGAGCTTAAACCATgggtttcagacagaggctgaaaagaggagctgcagcaatggacagtatgaaGAAAGTgacgtgttttctgaacatttgagcatgttaaacTTTTAAGTAATATCCCAAATAAAGATTATGGACCTGAATATTAGCTTAATATGTCTCATTTAAGTTTTTAGACGGTACCAACCTCTGCTGATGTCATATCATAATAGTAAAATCTCAGCACTTTAcgtattaaataaaaacacagtttcttttGAACAGTGGCTTTGGCCTATGGGATCTACAAACAGGACCTTCCTAATCCAGAAGAGCGGCCTAGAAATGTGGTGTTTGTGGACATGGGA
The sequence above is drawn from the Hippoglossus hippoglossus isolate fHipHip1 chromosome 22, fHipHip1.pri, whole genome shotgun sequence genome and encodes:
- the reep1 gene encoding receptor expression-enhancing protein 1 isoform X2, with the protein product MVSWIISRVVVLVFGTLYPAYSSYKAVKSKDVKEYVKWMMYWIIFALFTTVEVFTDMFVCWLPFYYELKIAFVVWLLSPYTKGSSVLYRKFVHPTLSSKEKDIDEYICQAKDKSYDTLVHYGRKGLNVAATAAVMAATKSQGVLSDRLRSFSMQDLSSYQSDPVDSGPETTQSEAAQHRTRTMMRSKSESYNKGQDFDVTEYEMLGLDQWDSKESLSQTISPSESESTPFTLSLTPQSTPPSTPSSPPTPPVPEQSEEVGKEAQAGLSSPQLRLVKRKAPEKEPVDLRLRAAAKLRQNKV
- the reep1 gene encoding receptor expression-enhancing protein 1 isoform X1; amino-acid sequence: MVSWIISRVVVLVFGTLYPAYSSYKAVKSKDVKEYVKWMMYWIIFALFTTVEVFTDMFVCWLPFYYELKIAFVVWLLSPYTKGSSVLYRKFVHPTLSSKEKDIDEYICQAKDKSYDTLVHYGRKGLNVAATAAVMAATKSQGVLSDRLRSFSMQDLSSYQSDPVDSGPETTQSEAAQHRTRTMMRSKSESYNKGQDFDVTEYEMLGLDQWDSKESLSQTISPSESESTPFTLSLTPQSTPPSTPSSPPTPPVPEQSEEVGKEAQAGLSSPQLRLVKRKAPEPPLRVLRPLTRSRSALSSNNEAM
- the chmp3 gene encoding charged multivesicular body protein 3, which encodes MGLFGRSTEKPPKDLITEWSQKIRKEMRVIDRQIRDIQREEEKVKRSIKDAAKKGQRDVCVVLAKEMIQSKRAVTKLYASKAHMNSVMLSMKNQLALLRVAGALQKSTEVMKAMQNLIKVPEIQATMRELSKEMMKAGIIEEMLEDTFESMEDGEEMEEEAEEEVDKILFEITAGALGKAPSKVVDALPEMEPAGATAASDEESEEDIEEMQSRLAALRS